CGCCCGCAACTTCGGTTTTTTGCACCCCAACAGCAAACGACTGATCGGCTTGCTGCAATACCTGCTCGGCTTGAATCCAAGCCGGGCGCTGGCATGGCTGAGAAAACGGCCGCCACTCACCTGCGCCTGCTGCGGCGGAGACATGCGGATTGTAAAAACACGCATCCCGCCGTTCTTACGCAACCAGACAATGCCCACCAGCCAACCGGGTTGAGGGGGTGCCACAGGCTATGTAAACGATTAGCGCAGCCGGTCATGCGATCATCGGCCTTTTCAAGGCCGACAGCGTCGTTCGGCCAAAATCAGGCTAAAACATCCCAAAAAGCGACCTTCCGATGCCATCGACGCGATAGGGCGTCACTCCCAGGTGAGTTCTGGGTCTTGAAACGGTCATTAGGCCTTCATGACCCAAGAACCCCGAAAAACTATTTTCTTATATAAAGCATGCAGTCAACGCTGTGATCACCGGGCTTGTCCAACAACCGGTTCAGATTGTGGTTCGCTTTGCTCACACAATCTAACCTTATTCGTTAGGCATTTTCTTCTACTCCATAACCGGCAATGGATCCCACTATTATTCCCAAAATGGCCGGTATCCAGAATAACAGATCATTTTGTGATTCCATGTTCGCACGTAGATAATTTGCTGAAAAATAAACAGGCAAACCAACAATTACGAGAAACGGGCCGGCTGCTCTAACATACGTGGCCTTACCTCGAAACATAGCAATAAGCGTAAACATACCTGATACACATAGGAGAAACCATCCTATGACATAAATGCCGCTTATAAGAAATACCATTTGGACACCTTTGTATTATTCATGAATTGCTACCTTCGTCGGAATTTATTTGAACAACGTAACATGTGCAGTAATCGCAACCACCACCTTTATCACAATGGTAAGAACTCAATACGGAATATTCTATATTTGGGCCATATTTGTCTTGAATCACATCCTCAAGATCTTCGCCCATCATTACCTCAATTGTGACTTCAGACATCTCAGTTCTCCGTTATTCAAATGCCTAACGCCAAGCTAAGGGGCGCGTAGCGAAGCGGAGCGTCCCTTTGAGCGACGTGTTATGCCAGCTGTTGTTTGAGCTCATTGATTTTTGCACAAGCATTTTCAAACAATTTAAAAACATCAACTTCCTCACCGTTCTCGATTCGTTTTGAAATGGAAGTAAGGGGAAATGTAACTATTGATGTCCCTTCCACTTTGAGCGCTGGATCACGGCCATATTCGTCTTCAACAGCGACCCATTTTAAGTCTAACTTTTGTGCTAGTGCGTCGCCGAATGTGATCCCCAAGCACTGGAGTTTTAACGTTTCGTTACGCTCGATCCATTTGTTTTTCAGTATGGCGTCCAAAAGCATGAGCTTCCCATCAAGGGTTCGGTATTTTTCTTCAGACTCAGGCGGATAGTGCTCCCGAACCCATTTTCTTTGAGCCTCAACCCTCGCAATGTCCTCTGACGATAGCTCTTCTACTTTTTGTTCCATTTCAGTTCCGCCGATTGGGCATAACGCCCGCATTTGCGGCTGGTTTGGAGCGCAGCGGAAAACCAGTCCGACAACATGCGTTTGTTAGCCATTACTCTAAACTAGCCCCATTTTTGCCAGTACCTCCGTAATAAACGTTTGAGCTATGTCAGTTGGTGTTACTTGAGAATCCCATTCCGCCTTTTTTGTCACAGGATTATATCTACGCCTTGAAAAATCCCGGCCTTGCAGTATTAGTTCTCGAAGGGTGATCCTGTCTTCAGACTCGTAATCATCTAATTTTTTGTTGCTTCCAGCACCATCTTGCATTGATATCAGAAGACATACCTCATTATGATCGAAGTTCTTATAATCATTTGAAGAGGAGTAATGTTTACCAAACCAAAATATAAACCTTTGATCAATTTCCCCATAAGCAAACCGCAATCCAAAAAACCATGTTTGATTGGCTCTGCCCTTATTCTTTAATTCTTGATATTTTTCGAAATCAATACTTCCGTAATCCTTAAACCCTACGTACATATCACTTAGCTCAATATTTAATTCCGCACAGAGATTAGAGAATTCAAGCTTAAGAAGGTCAAAACTTTTTTGAGAAACTAGAAACTCTCTATGCTCTGTTTGACGGACTTTCTCCGAAGCAGCTTTTGCAATCCCCTTAACCCAGCTAGTTCTCGACTTTTCATTCCTAATTATCACAAGGTATCTTTGAGACATTCGGAGTACATTTTTAGCAATGACCTCTAATAACTCCTCTCCACTCCCTAAATCTGTTTGTTCTAGTGCTTCATAGTAGTTCTTTTCTCTATCTTCAGGCTGAACAGAAGCAGGGACATACCTGTTTTTCAGGAGAACAAAGTCTTGTAGAAGTCTTGCCATCCTGCCGTTACCATCAATAAAAGGGTGAACTCGCGCAAACGCCCAATGTATCCAGGCCGCCTTTTGGATTGGGTGAATATTTTCTTGTCGTTCAGCATCCACAATGCTTTGCACTAAGGCTTGAACATCAAGGTGACTTGGAGGGCTCAATTTTGCTCCAGATATAGCAACGTCTTCCCCCCTAAACCTACCCGCATTTTGGTTATCAATGTCTGTTAACAGTTTTTGATGTAGTTCTTTTATAAGGTGTACACTAAGCTCTACATTGTTATCAAGACAGTCCTGAAGATAAACACATGCATCTGCCAGATTGATCACTTCTTGCTGGTCTTTTCTCGAACCGGCTTCAAGTACACCAGAGCTAAGGACTACAATTGTTTCTCTTCTTGACAGCGAATTTCCTTCAATGACGGCCGAAGCATGTACTCGATCAAATAGAATTTCTTCCTGAAGTTTCTGAGTAATATCTGCAGCAAGAGGTCTTTGAGAATCGATTTCTTTAACACTCTCATCTACTTCATCAAGATAATCTAATGTAACTCCTTTCGGCTTTAATCGATCTATATCTATTACTTCTTTAAAAATATCCATTTCTATCTCGATTCTAATGGTTGGATGAAAGTTATAGGTGGCTAACGCCGCAAATAACCGGACGCAAAAAGCGCGTAGCGGTTTTTGCGTCCGAGTTAATTTGCCTGGTTAGCACTAAATAGTTACAAATATCTGCCATTCAAAGTATTGGGCGCTCCATTAATATGCGCCCACCTTTTTCAACAACCTCCGTGTCAAAAAATTTGCTTTCTTCATGTTGAAAGATTGATTCTCTAACATCGACTGCAACCAACTCCCAGGTAGCATTAATCATATTCTCGAATTCAATAAAATCATCATCACCAATTTCAACTGGAATTTTTCTGTTTGGGTATTTAATATTCCAGAACTGATCTAATGCATCGTATTTAGTCATGAGTCCGTTAGATATTAGACCGTTTTTGTACTTATTGATATTCTCAGCTAACACAACAAGCTTATGTTCATCTTGGAACTTACCGCTTTCATGTAACAAAATCGTTTTAAGTATCATCTCCAGGCCGAGATGATAAAGAAATGCCGCCGAATCATATAATGATGCATCATTGGTTTTTGCAAGAGTTATTGCAGCCTTGATGTGATCTCGACCATACAAAAGAAGGTCTCTTGTTGTTGCATCATCTGTAGTAAAGTCACGTTTTCCCATGGTATCTCACAGGTGCTAACAAGTTATTATCTAGGTCGGCATATCTTGTACACTAGAGCTATAGTTTGCGTCAATTTCTTCTTGGAACCCAGTAGTTCTAAACGGGATAACACGCAATTTTGTCATGATAGCCCGGTCTGGATAACTACGATGCATAGCCTTCCTGATGAACTGTCCCATCTGTTTAACGTTGCATTGGATAAGGGGCAATACCCTGAAAATATCAAATATCTTTATCGAAAATGGCTACGTTACTATTGGGATTTTTGTCAAAAATATCACCATGATCCGCATCGTCGCTCCAGCTTACCGTTATTTTTAAAGAAGCTTGAACAGAAAAATCAAACAGAACAGCAATGTGAACAAGCGCATCGGGCCCTGGTGTTGTTTTACAAAACGCAAGTTAAAGCCGGTACCGATGACGCTAAATCGCAACATCCCATCCTGGCTCTAACAAAACGGTCGCCACCAAAACCCAATATACCGATTCGAGAACTCGCACCCGAACCAAGTCACTCGATTCCTAATTCTGTTCATCGATCTGCACCGCATGATAAAACGCAGCAATCCTTTCCTGATGCCAATATTCAACAAAAGTCCGACCAAAAAAGGCAAACCGGCTGTAGTTGGGTTGCTGTTTTTGATGGCCTAACCAGAGAAATCAAATCAAATTACGCCATTATTCACCGAAGACCTTGAAATCTTATCGCGGCTGGGCACGGCATTTACAAACATTTACCAAAAGCAAAGACTATCAAACGTTGACTCAGCAAGACGTGGTGGCATTTTTGAGTTATCTCGCCGTTGAAAAAAACGTATCGGCCTCTAGTCAAAATCAGGCTTTCAATGCATTGTTGTTTTTGTTCAAACACGTCTTGCAAAAAGATTTCGGTAACATCCAAGGTGTCGCCAGGGCGAAACGTAAGCCGTATATTCCTGTCGTATTATCCCGAGAAGAAATCGAGTTGATTTTCGATCGTCTCGACGAACCGATAGACCTCATCGCCAAGCTTTTATTCGGTTGTGGACTTCGGTTATTCGAATGCTTGAACCTGCGTGTGCAATGCTTTAATTTCGATGCCGGCGTATTGACCGTTCATAATGGCAAAGGTCAAAAGGATCGTACGGTGCCGTTGCCTCAATCGTTAATACCGGCATTAAAACAACAATTACAGAAAATCGCCGCTCTCCATGATGCCGATTTAAAAGCACACTATGCCGGAGTGTTCTTGCCGGATCAATTGGGAAGTAAGTATAAAAACGCTGCGAAGGAATTTATTTGGCAGTGGTTCTTTCCGCAGTCATCATTAACATTAATCCCCGATACATTGGAGCATAAGCGCTAGCATATCCATGAGTCGGTGGTGCAAAAGGCAATTAAGCGCGCGGTCAATAGCGCCAAAATACCTAAACGGGCGAGCGCCCATACCCTCAGGCATTCTTTCGCCAGCCATTTATTGGAAGCGAACTACGATATTCGTACCATTCAAGAATTGCTTGGGCATAGCGATGTTAGAACAACGATGATCTATACCCATACCGTACAAAGCAGAACGCTCAAACAGGCCAAAAGTCCTTTAGATTTCGATGTAAATCCGAAATAGGCAGATCAATTTCCAGGCTCCGACCGCCAAGCTATACCCGTCAAGTCGACACTAAATGACCGTTTTCTCAGGGTATTCAGCCGTTTGGCAACGATGATTTATGACGCCTTGGGGTCGATCGCAATAATTCGCCTGTTAGGAACGGCCTGATTATCTACTGGCGCATTCATATAGGGATTGCTGGCCGACAATATGTCGGAACTGGCGGCTGTTTTAAATCGGAATACGCAGCAGATTGATTTAAGCCTGACACGGAGAGCTCCAAATCGGCCGACCGCGAAGTGGATATTGCATGGAATCCGGCAATGGTGCCCGGCAACTATTTCCTGGGTCAGTAACGAATAATTCTTGCAAACTAGCCTTTAAGCTATGTGCGATGCCGCACCGACTTGGTTCAGCATTGCATGTATCGTTTAACTTGAGCGATCGGAAACATTATTCCCCGCTTTGGCATGGCTAATTGGGTCATGACTAACACACCAGGAGATACTGATGAACAAAGATCAAGTGAAAGGCCGTGTTGAAGAAGTCAAAGGAAAAGTCAAGGAAGCCGCCGGCGTCATACTGGACGACAAGGGGCTTGAGATCGAAGGCAATGTCCGGAAGAATGTCGGCAAAGTCCAGTCGGGCTTGGGTGATTTGAAGCAGGATATTGAAAAAAATAATTAAATCACGCATTGCTGATCCGTGCGGCTGCGTCGACAGACTCGCGCCGTACGGACAGTCGCAATGTTATTTTTAGCGGACAGGTAAATGAATCGTGACGTTCATTATCGGGCACGATTTTGATATTAGGCATGACTGCATTTATTAAAATTCGATTGGTATTGTCGTCGTTTGACGACCCTATTTGGAGAAACTCCCATGCTTGAAACAATTGCAATCCTGCTGATTATCGGTTGGGTGCTTGGTTTGGTCTCTTCGTACACGCTGGGCGGATTTATTCACATACTGTTGGTAATTGCGGTGATCGTGGTCGCGATTCGGGTTATTCAAGGCCGGCGGCCACTGTAGCGGCGCTTGAAATGTGCTCTTAAAGCGCGCTGACCCGAATCGGTCCGCCACGTCAGGTAGCCGTGGTCGGCTCGTTGCCGCACATAAGACGATGGACTGTTGCTGTTTATCACCGGCAATAAACGGCCCTAAAGTTATATAAACAACTCCGCCCGGATATTGTTATCGATACCCGTTCAGCACTCGCAACAGAGAGGCTGAAATTGAGCGCGGATTATTCTGCGCTATGTGTGCTGTCGAACAGACCGGCAAGGGCTGTTGCCCTTAAGCTACGAATGAGCGTCTTTTAACAACAGCCATTGTTTTCAAGTCTTTTTTAAAGAGCATCAAGTTCTTTGAAAAAACCGACCCAATGGTGTGTTTCGCCGATCCCGTCTTTAAAAACAAAAGGAATACCTATGCTAAACAATAAATTACTCGCCAGTGCCTCGTTAATCGGCATGGGTTTCCTCCCGCTGGCGCAAGCGGCCGATGATTGTAGTGGTCAACTTTTTTCGGACACACAAATAAGTTGTTGCTCTGCCATTTTCATTTCATAGCCATTGGGCGGCAGGTAACCCAACGCCGAATGGCGGCGCCGACTGTTGTAGAAATTGACTATGTAGTCGGTTATATCGCGTGTAGCCTCGGTATGGTTAGCATACTGGCGGCGCCAGACGCGCTCCATTTTCAGATTGAGAAAGAAGCGCTCCATCACCGCATTGTCCCAACAATTGCCTTTACGACTCATACTGCCTTGTAAGCCATGGCGCGTCAGTAAATCCCGGTACTCGTGACTCGCGTACTGGCTGCCTCGATCAGAATGTACAATCAAGCCTGGCGGAGGCCTCCGCTGGGCAACGGCAATCTGCAAGGCGGTACAGACCAGCTCCGCCGGCATATTGGGCGCCATGGCCCAGCCGACGATTTTGCGCGAATACAAGTCCAGCACCACCGCCAGATACAGCCAACCGCTCAGGGTCCGAATGTAGGTGATGTCCGAAACCCAGGCCCGGTTGGCCTCGGCCTGCTCAAACTGGCGATCCAGAACGTTCTCGTACACCGGCAGATTGTGGTCGCTGTCGGTGGTGTGCACGAATTTGGGTTTCCAGATCGGCTTGAGCTGGAGTTCCTTCATCAGGCTTCGCACGCGATGACGCCCGATCTCGATCCCCTCTGCAGCCAGCTCCTTGCGTAGACGGCGACTCCCATAGCATTGACCGGTCGCTTCGAACACACTGCGCAATCGAACCCGCGTGCCGCAAAGCGCTTGAGGCTGACGAACTCGCCGTCGGGCTGCATACAATCCCGAACGGCTGACGCCTAGCAACTTGCAACCCTGCTGTATCGTAATGGCCTTCTCTGACGTTAACTGTTGAATAACTTGATGTTTCATCGCAGTTCCCGGGCAAAGAAGGCCGAAGCCTTTTTTAGTAATTCGTTATCCGCACGCAATTGCCGATTTTCCAATTCCAGCTGCCGAATTCGCTGCTGATCAGGGGTTAACGGCTTGCCAATGCCCGGCTGGCCATTTTGCTCAGCCTCCACCTGCTTCAGCCAACGACGTACTGCCGTCTCGCCCAACTTGAGCTCCTGGCAAACCTGCGTCACCGTCAGGCCCTGATCCTGGACCATCTTCACCACCTGCAGCTTGAACGCCGCATCAAAACTTCGCCTTTCTTGTTTCATTCGTTTCACCTCGATAGTTGATAGTGTATCAACCTATTCGGGTGTCCATTTTTATTAGACCACTACAGATTTCCTGGATAATCGCTGGTATGTAGCGCCCTTTGCCACCTATATCGAAACAGGCGGCGATCGTAAAGCCGCGGATGGCTGGGGTGGCGGTTTGGGCGTCGGTAAAATCATCGACAAACATTTCAACGCGGAGTTGAGAGGTTTTTATCAAGGCTTCGGCGGTACCAACGGGCCGTGGGATTTGGCGGGCGGCACCGCCGATCTGCAATATTATTTCTTCCGCGATAAATTCTCGCCTTATGCGGTTGTGGGATTGGGCGCCATGAATACCTGCGCTTCCGCAAATTGCGGCATAGGTTTTATCGGCGAAGCCGGCTTGGGCGTAAGCTACGAGGTGAACGACAACTTGTTGATCCGCAGTGATGTCCGTTACCGTTACAATAACAACTTCAACGCCCACGTACAGCCCGGCACCGATGAATTTCATGACATGACGGTGAACCTGGGCGTGGTGATTCCATTTGGCGAAAAGCCTAAATATGTGGCACAAGCTGAACCCCATGCCATAGCGCCACCGGTTGCGGATTGCTCCACCCGCGATTCGGATGCGGACGGTGTTAACGACTGCCTGGACAAGTGTCCCGGCACTATAACAGGCAGCACCGTAGGCCTTAACGGCTGTGCGGTCAGGCTGATCCTGAAAGGCGAACACTTTAAATACGATTCCGCCGAGTTAACCTTGAATGCCAAGGAGATACTGGATGGCGTTGCCGGCAGCCTGACTGCCTATCCGCAGAAAAATGATATTGAAGTGCAAGGACACGCCAGCAGCGAAGGTTCCGATAATTACAACATGAAACTGTCGCAACGGCGCGCGCACTCTGTGGTTGAATACCTGAAAATGAAAGGTGTTACCAATAAACTGATTGCGAAAGGTTATGGCGAAACCCAGCCGATTGCCGATAACGCCACAGAAGCGGGTCGATCTGAAAACCGTCGTGTCGAGTTAATCTGGATCGAAGAGTAATCTCCTCGATTGGCGCCACTTTAAACGCGGGGTAAATAGTTCCAACTGGCGACAGTTGGGACTGTTTCCCAAAGCGGTACGTACCTATCCGAGCCGATTAATCGGCTTTTCACCCTTTAATTCTCCCTTCAAAACCCCATTTTGCCGGCGTTTGGCATTCCTTAGCCATGTCCGAGATAAGCAAAACCTCATTTTCAGTCGATCGCTAACGGTCCTCGGCGGCAACCACTTGGACGCTTACGGCCGCAAATCGCTCTGCCGTGCAACGCAATCAATTCAATAAACAGAACATTTTTAGCCGGACAGGTGGGGTTTT
This sequence is a window from Methylomonas methanica MC09. Protein-coding genes within it:
- a CDS encoding lmo0937 family membrane protein, coding for MLETIAILLIIGWVLGLVSSYTLGGFIHILLVIAVIVVAIRVIQGRRPL
- a CDS encoding HEPN domain-containing protein; the protein is MGKRDFTTDDATTRDLLLYGRDHIKAAITLAKTNDASLYDSAAFLYHLGLEMILKTILLHESGKFQDEHKLVVLAENINKYKNGLISNGLMTKYDALDQFWNIKYPNRKIPVEIGDDDFIEFENMINATWELVAVDVRESIFQHEESKFFDTEVVEKGGRILMERPIL
- a CDS encoding DUF3806 domain-containing protein; the protein is MEQKVEELSSEDIARVEAQRKWVREHYPPESEEKYRTLDGKLMLLDAILKNKWIERNETLKLQCLGITFGDALAQKLDLKWVAVEDEYGRDPALKVEGTSIVTFPLTSISKRIENGEEVDVFKLFENACAKINELKQQLA
- a CDS encoding Fic family protein: MDIFKEVIDIDRLKPKGVTLDYLDEVDESVKEIDSQRPLAADITQKLQEEILFDRVHASAVIEGNSLSRRETIVVLSSGVLEAGSRKDQQEVINLADACVYLQDCLDNNVELSVHLIKELHQKLLTDIDNQNAGRFRGEDVAISGAKLSPPSHLDVQALVQSIVDAERQENIHPIQKAAWIHWAFARVHPFIDGNGRMARLLQDFVLLKNRYVPASVQPEDREKNYYEALEQTDLGSGEELLEVIAKNVLRMSQRYLVIIRNEKSRTSWVKGIAKAASEKVRQTEHREFLVSQKSFDLLKLEFSNLCAELNIELSDMYVGFKDYGSIDFEKYQELKNKGRANQTWFFGLRFAYGEIDQRFIFWFGKHYSSSNDYKNFDHNEVCLLISMQDGAGSNKKLDDYESEDRITLRELILQGRDFSRRRYNPVTKKAEWDSQVTPTDIAQTFITEVLAKMGLV
- a CDS encoding IS3 family transposase (programmed frameshift) — translated: MKQERRSFDAAFKLQVVKMVQDQGLTVTQVCQELKLGETAVRRWLKQVEAEQNGQPGIGKPLTPDQQRIRQLELENRQLRADNELLKKGFGLLCPGTAMKHQVIQQLTSEKAITIQQGCKLLGVSRSGLYAARRRVRQPQALCGTRVRLRSVFEATGQCYGSRRLRKELAAEGIEIGRHRVRSLMKELQLKPIWKPKFVHTTDSDHNLPVYENVLDRQFEQAEANRAWVSDITYIRTLSGWLYLAVVLDLYSRKIVGWAMAPNMPAELVCTALQIAVAQRRPPPGLIVHSDRGSQYASHEYRDLLTRHGLQGSMSRKGNCWDNAVMERFFLNLKMERVWRRQYANHTEATRDITDYIVNFYNSRRRHSALGYLPPNGYEMKMAEQQLICVSEKS
- a CDS encoding phage integrase N-terminal SAM-like domain-containing protein, which translates into the protein MKSYRGWARHLQTFTKSKDYQTLTQQDVVAFLSYLAVEKNVSASSQNQAFNALLFLFKHVLQKDFGNIQGVARAKRKPYIPVVLSREEIELIFDRLDEPIDLIAKLLFGCGLRLFECLNLRVQCFNFDAGVLTVHNGKGQKDRTVPLPQSLIPALKQQLQKIAALHDADLKAHYAGVFLPDQLGSKYKNAAKEFIWQWFFPQSSLTLIPDTLEHKR
- a CDS encoding OmpA family protein, with translation MDNRWYVAPFATYIETGGDRKAADGWGGGLGVGKIIDKHFNAELRGFYQGFGGTNGPWDLAGGTADLQYYFFRDKFSPYAVVGLGAMNTCASANCGIGFIGEAGLGVSYEVNDNLLIRSDVRYRYNNNFNAHVQPGTDEFHDMTVNLGVVIPFGEKPKYVAQAEPHAIAPPVADCSTRDSDADGVNDCLDKCPGTITGSTVGLNGCAVRLILKGEHFKYDSAELTLNAKEILDGVAGSLTAYPQKNDIEVQGHASSEGSDNYNMKLSQRRAHSVVEYLKMKGVTNKLIAKGYGETQPIADNATEAGRSENRRVELIWIEE
- a CDS encoding CsbD family protein — encoded protein: MNKDQVKGRVEEVKGKVKEAAGVILDDKGLEIEGNVRKNVGKVQSGLGDLKQDIEKNN
- a CDS encoding tyrosine-type recombinase/integrase encodes the protein MQKAIKRAVNSAKIPKRASAHTLRHSFASHLLEANYDIRTIQELLGHSDVRTTMIYTHTVQSRTLKQAKSPLDFDVNPK